CCAAAGCCTCTTTTTTACGCGACTCTCCGGTCCGCTCGGCTTCTTCTACAATTTTCCGCGCCGCTTCCTCTGCTGAGGCAATCTTAGCTTCTGCGGTACTTTTTCGCATCCAATATCCCGCTCCGACTCCGACTGCTCCCATAACTACGGCTGCTGCAATTACTTCGATAATAACTCGACACCTCCTTTTTTTATAAGTACTTCATATGGTTCTAGTTCATCTGTAGTACGGCATCGTTCTCCATGCCGAGACGCATCATAAGACCTCTTGTTATGCATAAAGGAAAAGCCGAGCTATCACTCGGCTTTTGCATCAACAAACCTTAGCATCCCCCCGACATCTCGGCAAGGAAATGACCGTATGGATGTTGTCAACCTTTGGCGAGTTAACGATTTTATTTTACTTGGTTTTTACAACAGTGTCAAGAAGACGCCCCGTTTCCCGCCAAGTACAAAGCCACAGTTCTTCTCGCCACAGCCGCCGAAAATCCTCTTTGCCATAAAAAGCGCATTAAACGTTGTTCTTCTTCACTGTCTGAGTGAAATCGTCTTTGCAAGAGCCGCAAAGCCCGTTCTTCTTCAGCAGGCAATTCCGCCTCTTGCGCCGCCCAAGCTTCGGCTACATCCCCTCCGGCAAATCCTTTCTGCCGGAGGATTTGCTCAATGCGCAAGCGCCCATAACGACCTTCCTGTACCTTTAGAAGCAGTTGACGTTTACAAAGACGCTGATCGTTTAGGTAGTTCCACTGTTCCAATTGCGTTAACGCTTCTTGTAACGCTTCTTCCGCCGCTCCCTTGCGCCGCAATTTTTCCGCCAGTTCCTGTTTGCTGTAAAAGCGGCGCTGCAACATCTGCAGCGCCGCTTTTATTACTTCACGGGATGTATTCATTCGTCATCCCCAGTTTCTTTCGCAACTTTGGTTTCTTTCGCAACTTTAGTTTCATCCGCCTCTTCTGCCGGCAATTTGCTGCCAAGTAGTTTCTGCCGAATTTGCACTTCAATTTCATCCGCTACTGCCGGGTTTTCCTTGAAAAATTGTTTGATGTTTTCTCTTCCCTGTCCCAGCCGATTGCTTTGATACGAATACCAAGAACCACTTTTTTCAAGAATATCCAAATCGGTCGCCATATCCAAGATAATTCCTTCTCTAGATATGCCTTCACCGTACACAATATCAAATTCTGCTTGCCGGAAAGGCGGCGCCACCTTGTTTTTTACAACTTTAACCCGGGTGCGATTGCCGATAATATCGTTGCCTTGCTTGACGCTGTCAATGCGTCGCACATCTAGGCGAATGGTAGAGTAAAACTTCAGTGCTCGACCACCTGT
This genomic window from uncultured Anaeromusa sp. contains:
- a CDS encoding regulatory protein RecX, with amino-acid sequence MNTSREVIKAALQMLQRRFYSKQELAEKLRRKGAAEEALQEALTQLEQWNYLNDQRLCKRQLLLKVQEGRYGRLRIEQILRQKGFAGGDVAEAWAAQEAELPAEEERALRLLQRRFHSDSEEEQRLMRFLWQRGFSAAVARRTVALYLAGNGASS